A single genomic interval of Coccidioides posadasii str. Silveira chromosome 1, complete sequence harbors:
- the FBP1 gene encoding Fructose-1,6-bisphosphatase (BUSCO:217374at4751~EggNog:ENOG410PGFG~COG:G~BUSCO:8682at33183): MAESNGNGASAVGHESINTDIITLTRFLTEEQTKHPEATGDFTLLCHALQFSFKSIAYYIRRASLINLTGLAGSSNTTGDDQKKLDVIGNDLFVASMRGSGKCRILVSEEEDEAILFNECKGARYAVVCDPIDGSSNLDAGVSVGTIFGIFQLPEEVLSENYTVSAKDILLPGTELVASGFTMYGASAQLVITMKGGTVNGFTLENSLGEFILTHPNMRLPAKRAIYSVNEGNSMYWEEWVKAYFHELKFPANGGKPYSSRYIGSMVADAYRTLLYGGIFAYPADSKSPKGKLRILYECAPMAMVFENAGGQAVNSSMQRLLEVVPESIHDRSGIFLGSFDEVQKVIDTHKKFVN; this comes from the exons ATGGCAGAGTCAAACGGAAACGGGGCTTCGGCAGTTGGTCACGAGTCCATCAATACTGATATCATCACCCTCACAAGGTTCTTGACTGAAGAACAGACGAAACACCCGGAAGCCACCGGGGATTTCAC CCTCCTCTGCCATGCCCTCCAATTCTCTTTCAAATCCATCGCATACTATATCCGACGTGCTAGCTTGATCAACCTCACCGGTCTCGCTGGCTCCTCCAACACCACCGGTGACGACCAGAAGAAGCTCGATGTCATCGGAAACGACCTTTTCGTTGCCTCCATGCGGGGGTCTGGTAAATGCCGTATCCTGGTCTCTGAGGAAGAGGACGAGGCTATTTTATTTAATGAATGCAAGGGCGCTCGATACGCCGTCGTTTGCGACCCTATCGACGGATCTTCAAATCTTGACGCTGGTGTTTCCGTCGGTACAATCTTTGGCATCTTCCAGCTACCAGAGGAAGTCCTCAGTGAGAACTACACCGTCTCTGCAAAGGATATTCTACTCCCCGGAACGGAGCTTGTCGCCTCCGGATTTACCATGTACGGCGCCTCCGCGCAGCTCGTCATCACCATGAAGGGTGGCACGGTCAACGGCTTCACCCTCGAAAACTCCCTTGGCGAATTCATCCTGACACACCCTAACATGCGCCTTCCTGCGAAGCGTGCCATCTACAGTGTCAACGAAGGAAACTCAATGTACTGGGAAGAGTGGGTCAAGGCGTACTTCCACGAGCTCAAGTTCCCAGCGAACGGCGGCAAGCCATACAGCTCCCGTTACATCGGCAGCATGGTCGCTGATGCCTACAGAACCCTTCTCTACGGAGGTATCTTTGCCTATCCCGCGGACTCCAAGAGTCCCAAGGGAAAACTTCGCATTTTGTACGAGTGCGCCCCGATGGCTATGGTTTTCGAGAACGCTGGAGGCCAGGCTGTCAACTCAAGCATGCAACGACTCCTCGAGGTCGTTCCTGAATCTATCCACGATCGAAGCGGTATCTTCCTGGGCAGCTTCGACGAAGTTCAGAAGGTTATTGATACTCACAAGAAATTTGTCAACTAA
- a CDS encoding uncharacterized protein (SECRETED:SignalP(1-18)), with product MKLSILIASLASLSGALADRVDLWERPNFRGPHATYAEEGIMAVPFVFRSYSWHRTEGSTCCAGFCKGNMTVSIYCTPNSRSDFALGADRVIIRCDESRIDCKNG from the exons ATGAAACTCTCCATCCTCATTGCCTCATTGGCTTCTCTCTCCGGCGCCCTAGCGGATCGCGTCGACCTCTGGGAAAGGCCGAACTTCCGTGGTCCGCATGCAACTTAT GCGGAAGA GGGAATCATGGCCGTTCCCTTTGTCTTCCGATCGTATTCCTGGCACCGAACCGAAGGCAGCACTTGCTGTGCTGGGTTCTGCAAGGGGAACATG ACCGTAAGCATTTACTGCACTCCTAATAGCCGCTCAGATTTCGCACTTGGTGCGGATCGGGTTATCATCCGTTGTGATGAGTCGAGGATTGATTGTAAAAATGGATGA
- a CDS encoding uncharacterized protein (EggNog:ENOG410PMAN~COG:Q), with amino-acid sequence MASAFDLTGKTAVVTGATRGIGQAMAIALAEAGADIVVVKGSSPDMPTIEAVRKLGRKCTSYTCNLGDKSSVAQLIPRVTTDHKIDILVNAAGILKRHDSDTFPQDVFDEIIQVNLSATFALCRDIGKYWIENGIKGKIINVASLMTFFGGVRIPAYSASKGGVGQLTKALSNEWASKGICVNAIAPGYIATDLNRDLHGNPDSPMYKSIIERIPAKRWGDPEDFKGPVVFLASKASDYVTGEVLTVDGGFCGR; translated from the exons ATGGCATCAGCATTTGATCTAACGGGAAAGACAGCTGTGGTGACCGGGGCCACCAGGGGAATCGGACAGGCAATGGCAATTGCCCTGGCCGAAGCGGGAGCAGATATCGTCGTTGTCAAA GGCTCCTCTCCCGACATGCCTACCATTGAAGCCGTCCGAAAACTTGGAAGAAAGTGCACAAGCTACACGTGCAATCTCGGGGACAAATCATCAGTGGCGCAGCTCATCCCGCGTGTTACCACTGACCATAAGATCGATATCCTTGTTAATGCGGCTGGTATTTTGAAACGCCATGACTCTGATACGTTCCCGCAAGACGTATTTGATGAGATTATACAAGTTAATTTGAGTGCCACGTTTGCGCTCTGTAGGGATATTGGCAAATATTGGATCGAGAATGGAATAAAGGGAAAGATAATCAACGTCGCAAGTCTTATGACATTCTTTGGAGGTGTGAGGATTCCTGCGTATTCGGCAAGTAAGGGGGGTGTAGGACAGTTGACAAAGGCCCTGAGCAACGAGTGGGCGAGCAAGGGGATTTGTGTTAATGCGATTGCGCCGGG ATACATTGCCACGGATCTGAACCGGGATTTGCATGGGAACCCGGATTCCCCGATGTATAAGAGTATCATTGAACGGATTCCCGCTAAACGATGGGGAGATCCAGAGGACTTCAAAGGGCCAGTGGTATTTCTGGCGAGTAAAGCAAGCGATTATGTTACTGGAGAGGTTTTAACG GTTGATGGTGGATTTTGCGGCCGGTAG
- the VPH1 gene encoding H(+)-transporting V0 sector ATPase subunit a (EggNog:ENOG410PGDY~COG:C~TransMembrane:7 (o428-453i474-491o552-570i582-605o644-664i760-778o790-813i)~BUSCO:1421at33183) translates to MGPPQDTLLRSADMSLTQLYIANEIGREVVSALGEVGLVQFRDLNADTTAFQRTFTSEIRRLDNVERQLRYFHAQMEKEGIEMRPSSEFANTLAAPMASEIDELAQRSESLEQRIFSLNESYEVLKKREVELIEWRWVLREAGSFFDRAHGHTDEIRQSLDNDEAPLLRDVEHQHPPRRQGDDMHHQPSFSVMDIGFVSGVIPRDRIGAFERILWRALRGNLYMNQSEIPQPIIDPSSNEEIQKNVFVIFAHGKEIIAKIRKIAESLGASLYSVDENSELRRDQIHEVNTRLGDVESVLRNTKVTLDAELSQIARSLAAWMIIVKKEKGVYHTLNKFSYDQARKTLIAEAWCPTNSLPLIKATLQDVNDRAGLSVPTIVNQIRTNKTPPTYIKTNKFTEGFQTIIDAYGISKYREVNPGLPTIITFPFLFAVMFGDCGHGLLMTMAAVTLILFEKKLAKTKLDEISSMAFYGRYIMLLMGIFSIYTGLIYNDMFSRSLEILPSAWEWPEVTREGQSVTATLKGSYRYPFGLDWGWHAADNNLLFSNSFKMKLAILLGWSHMTYSLCLSFLNGRHFKKPIEIWGNFVPGMIFFQSIFGYLAFTIIFKWVVDWPARGQQPPSLLNMLIFMFLRPGSVEEQLYKGQGAVQVILLLLAVIQVPILLFLKPFYLRWEHNRARALGYRGLGEISRVSALDENEEDGRGSARHSMTSDADGIGMITQDMGEEEHEEFDFGDEMIHQIIHTIEFCLNCVSHTASYLRLWALSLAHQQLSIVLWTMTLNNAFTSESSTVRVILTIVTFYMWFTLTVAVLCVMEGTSAMLHSLRLHWVEAMSKHFMGDGIPFTPFSFKILLEEDPVD, encoded by the exons GATATTTCCATGCCCAAATGGAAAAGGAGGGCATTGAAATGAGGCCATCCTCAGAATTTGCGAATACTCTGGCTGCCCCGATGGCATCTGAAATCGACGAACTCGCGCAACGAAGCGAAAGCCTGGAACAAAGGATTTTTTCTCTGAACGAGAGTTATGAGGTGCTGAAAAAGCGAGAAGTCGAACTGATAGAGTGGCGGTGGGTTTTGAGAGAAGCTGGCAGTTTCTTTGATAGG GCGCATGGACACACCGACGAGATTCGACAGTCACTAGACAATGACGAAGCTCCGCTCCTGCGAGATGTTGAACATCAGCATCCACCAAGACGGCAAGGTGATGATATGCACCATCAGCCCTCGTTCTCTGTCATGGATATCGGTTTTGTCTCTGGTGTTATCCCCCGCGATCGAATCGGTGCCTTCGAACGGATCTTGTGGCGGGCCCTGCGTGGAAATTTGTACATGAATCAATCCGAAATCCCACAACCGATCATCGATCCATCGAGTAACGAGGAGATCCAGAAGAATGTCTTCGTGATTTTTGCTCACGGAAAGGAAATCATTGCAAAAATCAGGAAAATTGCTGAATCACTCGGGGCAAGTCTTTACTCTGTCGATGAGAACAGTGAGCTTCGAAGAGATCAAATTCATGAAGTTAATACTCGTCTGGGCGACGTCGAGAGTGTTTTGCGTAACACGAAAGTTACCCTAGATGCCGAACTATCCCAAATTGCTCGTTCGCTAGCTGCCTGGATGATCATTGTTAAAAAGGAGAAAGGAGTTTACCACACTCTGAACAAGTTTTCCTACGACCAGGCTAGGAAAACCCTGATTGCAGAGGCATGGTGCCCGACAAACTCCCTCCCACTTATCAAAGCTACCTTGCAGGATGTGAACGATCGGGCGGGGCTCTCTGTTCCAACAATCGTCAATCAGATCCGCACAAATAAGACCCCTCCAACCTACATCAAGACAAATAAATTCACAGAGGGATTCCAAACCATCATTGATGCCTATGGAATATCTAAGTATCGAGAAGTCAATCCTGGCCTGCCAACTATTATCACCTTTCCATTTTTGTTTGCGGTCATGTTTGGTGACTGTGGCCATGGACTGCTTATGACAATGGCGGCAGTCACTCTGATTCTGTTCGAGAAAAAATTGGCAAAAACAAAACTGGATGAAATCTCAAGTATGGCTTTCTATGGTCGATATATTATGCTTTTGATGGGTATCTTTTCCATTTATACCGGATTGATATACAATGATATGTTTTCGAGATCATTGGAGATTCTCCCCAGCGCTTGGGAATGGCCAGAGGTTACTCGGGAGGGTCAATCTGTGACCGCAACACTTAAGGGGAGCTACAGATATCCGTTCGGGCTTGATTGGGGTTGGCATGCTGCTGACAACAACTTGCTTTTCTCTAACAGCTTCAAGATGAAGCTGGCTATTTTACTTGGTTGGAGTCAC ATGACTTATTCGTTGTGTTTGTCGTTTTTAAATGGCCGACACTTCAAAAAGCCGATCGAGATTTGGGGAAACTTTGTCCCGGGGATGATCTTTTTCCAATCGATCTTTGGCTATTTGGCTTTCACGATTATTTTTAAATGGGTGGTTGACTGGCCGGCGCGAGGACAACAACCCCCTAGCTTGCTAAATATGCTTATTTTCATGTTTCTCCGCCCCGGCTCGGTGGAAGAACAACTTTATAAGGGCCAGGGAGCGGTCCAAGTAATCCTCCTACTCCTGGCAGTAATTCAAGTTCCGATACTCTTGTTTCTGAAACCGTTTTATCTCCGCTGGGAGCACAATCGCGCTCGTGCCCTTGGCTATCGAGGTCTCGGTGAAATCTCGAGAGTTAGTGCCTTGGATGAAAACGAAGAGGACGGTCGAGGCTCTGCTCGCCATAGCATGACCAGTGATGCAGACGGGATCGGAATGATTACCCAGGATATGGGCGAGGAGGAGCATGAAGAATTCGACTTTGGGGATGAAATGATTCATCAGATCATTCACACCATTG AATTTTGTCTTAACTGTGTTTCTCATACTGCATCCTATCTCCGATTATGGGCATTATCCCTTGCCCATCAGCAGCTGTCCATCGTGCTTTGGACGATGACTCTCAACAACGCATTCACTTCTGAGTCCAGTACCGTTCGAGTGATTCTTACTATTGTTACGTTTTATATGTGGTTCACCCTAACTGTTGCTGTGCTTTGTGTCATGGAAGGAACTAGTGCGATGTTGCATTCCCTCAGGTTGCATTGGGTCGAAGCGATGAGCAAACATTTCATGGGTGATGGAATTCCTTTCACTCCCTTTAGTTTCAAGATATTGCTAGAAGAGGACCCTGTCGACTGA